A window from Ramlibacter pinisoli encodes these proteins:
- a CDS encoding sulfatase-like hydrolase/transferase, whose protein sequence is MGALSARSRLLLCLSLLPALPARAEDRPNILFILVDNLGYGELDVYGGGGTRGAPTPRIDRLVNEGLRLTDMNMEPQRTPSRSAMLTGRYVIRSGTHSVASGGGPDGLTQWELTLAESLSAAGYATALYGKWHLGIENGRLPNDQGFDDWYGIPRTTDEALWRGSPGYSAALMPPPIPMGTPAPYTPPR, encoded by the coding sequence TTGGGCGCGCTGTCGGCGCGCTCGCGTCTACTCCTGTGCCTCTCCCTCCTGCCGGCGTTGCCGGCGCGGGCCGAGGACCGGCCGAACATCCTGTTCATCCTGGTAGACAACCTCGGCTACGGCGAACTCGACGTCTATGGCGGCGGCGGCACGCGGGGCGCGCCGACACCGCGCATCGACCGGCTGGTGAACGAGGGTCTGCGTCTGACCGACATGAACATGGAGCCGCAGCGCACGCCCAGCCGCTCGGCCATGCTCACCGGGCGCTACGTGATCCGTTCGGGCACGCACTCGGTGGCTTCTGGCGGTGGGCCCGACGGCCTGACGCAATGGGAGTTGACCCTGGCCGAATCGCTTTCCGCAGCGGGCTACGCAACCGCCCTGTACGGCAAGTGGCACCTCGGAATCGAGAATGGCCGGCTGCCGAACGATCAGGGATTCGATGATTGGTATGGCATCCCCCGCACCACCGACGAGGCCCTGTGGCGGGGGTCTCCCGGCTACTCCGCGGCCTTGATGCCGCCGCCGATCCCGATGGGCACGCCGGCCCCCTACACGCCGCCCAGGTGA
- a CDS encoding arylsulfatase has protein sequence MSANDSIQRSVLPIPDRKPVTVTTYEAKDPDTRFAPITQLRPPAGAPNVLVILLDDVGFGASSAFGGPCRTPTAERLAANGLKYNRFHTTALCSPSRAAMLSGRNHHAVGMGSITEMATSAPGYNSMRPNTCAPLAEILKLNGYSTAQFGKCHEVPVFESSPIGPFDRWPTGSGFEHFYGFIGGEDNQYYPALYDDTVPVQPDRGPEDGYHLTEDIADKAIAWVRQQKSLAPDKPFFIYFAPGATHAPHHVPQEWIARYKGRFDQGWDQVREETFARQKKLGVIPADCELTARSEGIPAWSETDPKLRPVLARQMEIYAAFLEHADYHAGRVIDALADLRVLDDTLVYYIIGDNGASAEGTLNGSFHEQAVGEAPDLMTPEFLMERIDDFGTPRANNHYAVGWAHAMNTPYQWTKQVASHFGGTRNGTIVHWPGGIRAKGELRSQFHHVIDVAPTVLEAAGLPHPTFVNGVQQEPLHGVSMLYSFGDAQAAERHETQYFEMVCNRGIFHKGWMAVTRHGNPPWVVIGKQGPLADDVWELYDTNQDWTQAHDLAGRMPQKLAELQRLFELEAGKYNVFPLDDRKAERANPDIAGRPTVVRGSTQLLFPGMRRIQENAVINTKNKAHSVTAELEIADAGARGVIVAQGGSMGGWALYAHEGKLRYFYNFLGVQHSAVTAAGPLPAGKHQARMEFAYDGGGMGKGATVTLYVDGQPVGSGRVERTHALFFSMDETAEVGCDLGEPVSPDYGHRDNAFNGKIQWVQIDIDKATQDADHLVAAEERFRLIMARQ, from the coding sequence ATGAGCGCGAACGATTCCATCCAGCGCAGCGTCCTGCCAATCCCCGACCGCAAGCCGGTCACCGTCACGACCTACGAGGCCAAGGACCCCGACACCAGGTTTGCGCCCATCACCCAGCTGCGGCCGCCCGCGGGAGCGCCCAACGTGCTCGTGATCCTGCTGGACGACGTCGGCTTCGGGGCATCGAGCGCGTTCGGCGGGCCGTGCAGGACGCCGACCGCGGAGCGACTCGCCGCCAACGGCCTGAAATACAACCGCTTCCACACCACCGCCCTGTGTTCGCCCTCGCGGGCCGCGATGCTGTCGGGGCGCAACCACCACGCCGTCGGCATGGGAAGCATCACCGAGATGGCCACCTCGGCGCCCGGCTACAACTCGATGCGCCCGAATACCTGCGCGCCGCTGGCGGAGATCCTCAAGCTCAATGGCTATTCGACGGCGCAGTTCGGCAAGTGCCACGAAGTGCCGGTGTTCGAGTCGTCGCCGATCGGTCCCTTCGATCGCTGGCCCACCGGTTCGGGCTTCGAGCACTTCTACGGCTTCATCGGCGGCGAGGACAACCAGTACTACCCCGCTCTCTACGACGACACGGTGCCGGTGCAGCCAGACCGCGGACCCGAGGACGGGTACCACCTGACGGAAGACATTGCCGACAAGGCCATCGCCTGGGTCCGCCAGCAGAAGTCCCTCGCGCCAGATAAGCCTTTCTTCATCTACTTCGCTCCGGGGGCGACGCACGCCCCCCATCACGTCCCCCAGGAGTGGATCGCCAGATACAAGGGCCGCTTCGACCAGGGGTGGGACCAGGTGCGCGAGGAGACCTTCGCCCGCCAGAAGAAGCTGGGCGTGATCCCGGCGGACTGCGAATTGACGGCGCGCTCGGAAGGCATTCCGGCGTGGAGCGAGACCGACCCGAAACTCAGGCCGGTGCTGGCGCGGCAGATGGAGATCTACGCGGCCTTCCTGGAGCACGCCGACTACCATGCCGGCCGCGTGATCGACGCGCTGGCCGACCTGCGCGTCCTGGACGACACGCTCGTCTACTACATCATCGGCGACAACGGCGCGTCCGCCGAAGGCACGTTGAACGGCTCGTTCCACGAGCAGGCGGTGGGCGAAGCGCCCGACCTGATGACCCCCGAGTTCCTGATGGAGCGCATCGACGACTTCGGGACGCCGCGCGCGAACAACCACTACGCGGTGGGCTGGGCCCATGCCATGAACACGCCCTACCAGTGGACCAAGCAGGTCGCCTCGCACTTCGGCGGCACCCGCAACGGAACGATCGTGCACTGGCCCGGGGGCATCCGGGCGAAGGGTGAGCTGCGCAGCCAGTTCCACCACGTGATCGACGTCGCCCCCACGGTGCTGGAAGCTGCCGGCCTGCCGCATCCGACCTTCGTGAACGGCGTGCAGCAGGAGCCGCTGCACGGGGTCAGCATGCTGTACTCCTTCGGCGACGCGCAGGCGGCAGAGCGGCACGAGACCCAGTACTTCGAGATGGTCTGCAACCGTGGCATCTTCCACAAGGGCTGGATGGCCGTCACCCGCCATGGCAATCCGCCCTGGGTCGTGATCGGAAAGCAGGGTCCGCTCGCGGACGACGTCTGGGAGCTGTACGACACCAACCAGGACTGGACGCAGGCGCACGACCTGGCTGGGCGGATGCCGCAAAAGCTCGCCGAGCTGCAGCGGCTGTTCGAGCTCGAGGCCGGCAAGTACAACGTGTTCCCGCTGGACGACCGCAAGGCGGAGCGGGCCAATCCCGACATCGCGGGCCGTCCGACGGTCGTGCGCGGATCCACCCAACTGCTGTTCCCGGGCATGCGCCGCATCCAGGAGAACGCGGTCATCAACACCAAGAACAAAGCGCACTCGGTGACCGCCGAACTCGAGATCGCCGATGCCGGTGCCCGGGGCGTGATCGTCGCCCAGGGCGGCAGCATGGGCGGCTGGGCGCTGTACGCGCATGAAGGCAAGCTGCGGTACTTCTACAACTTCCTCGGTGTCCAGCATTCCGCGGTGACGGCCGCAGGGCCGCTGCCGGCGGGCAAGCACCAGGCACGCATGGAGTTCGCCTATGACGGCGGCGGCATGGGCAAGGGCGCGACCGTGACGCTGTATGTCGACGGCCAGCCGGTGGGCTCCGGCCGTGTCGAGCGGACCCACGCGCTGTTCTTTTCCATGGATGAAACCGCGGAGGTGGGGTGCGACCTCGGCGAGCCGGTGTCGCCGGACTACGGTCACCGCGACAACGCCTTCAACGGCAAGATCCAGTGGGTGCAGATCGACATCGACAAGGCCACCCAGGATGCGGACCACCTGGTGGCGGCGGAGGAACGCTTTCGGCTCATCATGGCGCGGCAATAG
- a CDS encoding arylsulfatase: MSRSGPVQRSVLPIPDGRSPTPTAYDAKDPEAKFPPIAPLRPPAGAPNVLVVLLDDVGFGASSAFGGPCQTPTAERLAAQGLKYTRFHTTAICSPTRAALLSGRNHHSVGMGGITEMATSAPGYTSVRPDNCAPLAQILKLNGYATAQFGKCHEVPTWETSPAGPHDRWPTGSGFEHFFGFIGGETDQWYPTLVEGTARAAPWGTPQDGYHFTEDLADRAIAWVRQQKALVPDKQFFLYFAPGATHAPHHVPKAWADKYEGRFDHGWDRQRELTFARQKELGVIPADAQLTQRHDEIPAWDDTAEDMRPILARQMENYAGFLEHVDHHVGRLVDALEELGVLDDTLVYYIVGDNGASAEGSLQGTFNEIISLNGMGELETPEFLRSRLDQLGGPESSPHYAVGWAHAMCTPYQWTKQVASHWGGTRNGTIVRWPRGVRAQGELRHQFHHVIDIAPTVLEAAGIPQPTLVNGISQEPMHGTSMLYSFADGQAAERHETQYFEIFGNRGIYHKGWSAVTKHRTPWQTVGDVGIAFDDDKWELYDGARDATQAHDLSRELPDKLHELQRLFLIEATRYNVLPLDDRSFERLLPEVSGKPSLVEGKRQVLLPGMGGFTELHIVNLRNCSWSLTAQVVVPEGGANGAILKIGGHIGGWSFYFKEGRPTYCYNLFGITRSYIRGTRAVPAGEHQVRMEFAYDGGGIGKGGNVTLCIDGAEAGMGRIEHTEPLAFGSVYSDVGRDGLPHVTEDYGSGDNAFTGQIKWVQLEAGEDSHDHLVPPENFVRMAMAKQ, from the coding sequence ATGTCCCGTTCCGGCCCCGTGCAACGCAGCGTGCTGCCCATCCCCGACGGCAGGTCCCCCACGCCCACGGCCTACGACGCCAAGGACCCGGAAGCGAAATTTCCGCCCATCGCGCCGCTGCGGCCCCCGGCCGGCGCGCCCAACGTGCTGGTGGTCCTGCTCGATGACGTCGGCTTCGGCGCCTCCAGCGCATTCGGAGGTCCCTGCCAGACGCCCACCGCCGAGCGGCTGGCCGCGCAGGGCCTCAAGTACACGCGCTTCCACACCACGGCAATCTGTTCGCCGACACGCGCGGCGCTCCTCAGCGGTCGCAATCACCATTCGGTCGGGATGGGCGGAATCACGGAGATGGCAACCTCGGCCCCCGGCTACACCTCGGTGCGACCTGACAACTGCGCACCACTGGCGCAGATCCTCAAGCTGAACGGCTACGCGACGGCGCAGTTCGGCAAGTGCCACGAGGTCCCGACCTGGGAAACCAGTCCGGCCGGTCCCCATGACCGCTGGCCGACAGGCTCCGGCTTCGAGCACTTCTTCGGCTTCATCGGCGGCGAGACGGACCAGTGGTATCCGACGCTGGTGGAGGGCACCGCGCGCGCCGCCCCCTGGGGCACGCCGCAGGACGGCTACCACTTCACGGAGGACCTGGCCGACCGGGCCATCGCCTGGGTGCGCCAGCAGAAGGCACTGGTACCCGACAAGCAGTTCTTCCTGTACTTCGCGCCGGGCGCGACCCACGCGCCGCACCATGTTCCCAAGGCGTGGGCCGACAAGTACGAGGGCAGGTTCGACCACGGCTGGGACCGCCAGCGCGAGCTCACCTTCGCCCGGCAGAAGGAGCTGGGCGTCATCCCGGCCGATGCCCAGCTCACGCAGCGCCACGACGAGATCCCGGCCTGGGACGACACCGCGGAGGACATGAGGCCCATCCTCGCGCGCCAGATGGAGAACTACGCCGGCTTCCTCGAGCACGTGGACCACCACGTCGGCCGCCTCGTGGACGCGCTCGAGGAGCTCGGCGTCCTGGACGACACGCTGGTCTACTACATCGTCGGCGACAACGGTGCGTCGGCCGAGGGCTCGCTGCAGGGCACGTTCAACGAGATCATCAGCCTGAACGGCATGGGCGAACTCGAGACGCCGGAGTTCCTGCGCAGCCGCCTGGACCAGCTGGGCGGGCCGGAATCCTCCCCCCACTACGCCGTGGGCTGGGCGCACGCCATGTGCACGCCATACCAGTGGACCAAGCAGGTGGCTTCGCACTGGGGCGGCACCCGCAACGGCACGATCGTGCGCTGGCCCCGGGGCGTCCGGGCCCAGGGCGAACTGCGCCACCAGTTCCACCATGTCATCGACATCGCCCCCACCGTGCTGGAGGCTGCCGGCATTCCGCAGCCGACCTTGGTGAACGGAATCAGCCAGGAGCCGATGCACGGCACCAGCATGCTGTACAGCTTTGCCGACGGCCAGGCGGCGGAACGGCACGAAACGCAGTACTTCGAGATCTTCGGCAACCGCGGCATCTACCACAAGGGCTGGTCGGCGGTGACCAAGCACCGCACCCCATGGCAGACGGTGGGCGACGTCGGCATCGCCTTCGACGACGACAAGTGGGAGCTCTATGACGGAGCCAGGGATGCGACCCAGGCGCACGACTTGTCGCGCGAGCTGCCGGACAAGCTGCACGAACTGCAGCGCCTGTTCCTGATCGAGGCAACCCGCTACAACGTGCTGCCGCTGGACGATCGCTCGTTCGAACGGCTCTTGCCGGAGGTCAGCGGCAAACCGAGCCTGGTCGAGGGCAAGCGGCAGGTCCTGCTGCCCGGCATGGGCGGATTCACCGAGCTGCACATCGTGAACCTGCGCAACTGCTCCTGGTCGCTAACGGCCCAGGTCGTGGTCCCCGAGGGCGGCGCCAACGGCGCGATCCTCAAGATCGGCGGCCACATCGGCGGCTGGTCGTTCTACTTCAAGGAAGGCCGACCGACCTATTGCTACAACCTCTTCGGCATCACCCGCAGCTACATCCGGGGCACGCGCGCCGTGCCGGCCGGGGAACACCAGGTCCGGATGGAGTTCGCCTACGACGGCGGCGGCATCGGCAAGGGCGGCAACGTCACGCTGTGCATCGACGGCGCCGAGGCGGGAATGGGCCGGATCGAGCACACCGAGCCACTGGCCTTCGGCTCCGTGTACAGCGACGTCGGCCGCGATGGCCTGCCCCACGTGACCGAGGACTACGGCAGCGGCGACAACGCATTCACCGGGCAGATCAAGTGGGTGCAACTGGAAGCCGGCGAGGACTCGCACGACCACTTGGTGCCGCCCGAAAACTTCGTGCGCATGGCAATGGCGAAGCAATAG